A genomic segment from Mycoplasma sp. 1018B encodes:
- a CDS encoding MATE family efflux transporter, with amino-acid sequence MKQTINKESRAELLFSQMPIKKAIWIVVLPSLILTLMIGLYSFVDQVFIQQFVPETKPVLSSNGVGEIANYLTISQASTSDYLNLFNNYNKLTYIENGMIKHLNLLGRITSNTIVSTTNAAFQPLIIFSNSIVFLIPVGASVYYTKCLSKKLDKATKNVWATMFWSTFTLSLIATMFSFIFVTSGIMQLFAGKTILEIDRAQSLGMSQTDLLRLQDYYDAAYKLSIQWANEYVYVYAAGTILQGLVTLFSYFIRAEGFNTYVMWIGIGANLINIALDAVFIIVFKMGVLGGVLATIIGWIFNLSACLIYTYLKSKQKHLKMNLGVLFKFKFKFNKDLLIPTILLGLSGFIRSFGVAFSFAMINIVLSKPSFADPIHFQFYWAKATPIITLFLISIFGISDGARSLLSYNYTRRDFQRCKEIYLWTLLVSVVYAVIVYIFVAITAGNLWVLALNVDENLIKDTANFIRILTLRIIATCFSVSSLLVFQGTNNIEKSILATSLENFITFLIIIPIGIGIAYSVYNSNLVKETANWIIIGAFIFNTLFASLILLSYSYYYISKKLPKIDQNKISWSRKIEHKFFATIEKENI; translated from the coding sequence ATGAAACAAACTATTAACAAAGAATCAAGAGCTGAGTTATTATTTTCTCAAATGCCAATTAAAAAAGCAATATGAATAGTTGTTTTACCATCATTAATTTTAACTTTAATGATTGGTTTATATTCTTTTGTTGATCAAGTTTTTATACAGCAATTCGTTCCTGAAACTAAACCTGTTTTAAGTAGTAATGGAGTTGGTGAAATTGCTAATTATTTAACTATTTCCCAAGCAAGTACTTCTGATTATTTAAATCTATTTAATAATTACAATAAATTAACTTACATTGAAAATGGAATGATTAAACATTTAAATTTATTAGGTAGAATAACTTCTAACACAATTGTTTCTACTACAAACGCAGCTTTTCAACCTTTAATTATTTTTTCTAATTCTATAGTTTTTTTAATACCAGTTGGAGCTTCAGTTTACTATACTAAATGTTTATCTAAGAAATTAGATAAAGCTACTAAAAATGTTTGAGCGACAATGTTTTGATCTACTTTTACTTTATCATTAATAGCTACAATGTTTTCCTTTATTTTTGTAACATCAGGAATAATGCAATTGTTTGCTGGAAAAACGATTTTAGAAATCGACAGAGCTCAAAGTTTAGGAATGTCACAAACAGATTTATTAAGATTACAAGATTATTATGACGCAGCTTACAAACTAAGTATTCAATGAGCTAACGAATATGTTTATGTATATGCAGCAGGAACTATTTTACAAGGCTTAGTAACATTATTTTCTTATTTTATAAGAGCAGAAGGTTTTAATACTTATGTAATGTGAATAGGTATAGGGGCTAATTTAATAAATATTGCTTTAGATGCTGTTTTTATAATAGTTTTTAAAATGGGCGTTTTAGGCGGAGTATTAGCAACAATTATTGGTTGAATTTTTAATTTAAGTGCTTGTTTAATTTATACTTATTTAAAAAGTAAACAAAAGCATTTAAAAATGAATCTTGGTGTTTTATTTAAATTTAAATTTAAATTTAATAAAGATTTACTTATACCTACTATATTGCTTGGTTTAAGTGGTTTTATTAGATCTTTTGGTGTAGCTTTTTCTTTTGCTATGATAAATATTGTTTTATCTAAGCCATCCTTTGCCGATCCAATTCATTTTCAATTTTATTGAGCTAAAGCAACACCAATAATTACTTTATTTTTAATTTCTATTTTTGGTATAAGTGATGGTGCTAGAAGTTTATTATCATACAATTACACTAGAAGAGATTTTCAAAGATGTAAAGAAATATATTTATGAACTCTCTTGGTTTCAGTTGTTTATGCTGTGATAGTTTATATTTTTGTTGCTATAACTGCTGGTAATTTATGAGTTTTAGCATTAAATGTAGATGAAAATTTAATTAAAGATACAGCTAATTTTATAAGAATTTTAACATTAAGAATTATTGCAACTTGTTTTTCTGTTAGTTCATTATTAGTTTTTCAAGGAACAAATAATATTGAAAAATCCATTTTAGCAACTTCATTAGAAAATTTTATAACTTTTTTAATAATTATTCCCATAGGTATAGGTATAGCATATAGTGTTTATAATAGTAATTTAGTAAAAGAAACTGCTAATTGAATTATTATTGGAGCGTTTATTTTTAATACTTTATTTGCTTCATTAATTCTTTTAAGTTATTCATACTATTACATAAGCAAAAAATTACCTAAAATTGATCAAAATAAAATCAGTTGATCAAGAAAAATAGAACATAAATTTTTTGCAACCATAGAAAAAGAAAATATTTAG
- a CDS encoding P68 family surface lipoprotein, protein MNKFKKSMFAVATLAGVLSPLALAVACTDETKKPIDEKKPIDEKKPISNYSLYANNSPQSLAKRYDSPDIKNVRIGVTFSQDGPQWNALQGIIDRYNAIATNWKNQVDAWNKKSENDLTEDEKTKKEEYEKFLSYYRTVEIKSLGSGGYNAGAESIRNMVSNKNRQELVSVILNYPVVASNLAESGMLLNFDSEDEYLRNTLTDFNHNFTVANQRTSYISNQGTWVIPGLVSSNVQGVNSPVLSYILETMESLGAKIELSQWDAIKAAGQGDRESVKQLWGEKVENAESLSGYTIKDSTFTTFKPLIDFAQKAKKLFKNAVDAKSQLHILGIDDIAGFLQTVIFSAVGADTSEMLVRTKTEGGNILADYSPIRNTESLVGTKMQEFYQILGDAIKTGAVVLKGDGEYTSNDQRNHKFALGIGSTAGYTNNFVQDNRSTTEYVIEHEGKQYAAVKRERFFLKEEQGKKYLKITTNYSRYPQNGIYKTDEISPTLVNDPHQDRYSYFVHGETEKAKFDELYKFAETSNITSQNNKYGLYLFSTTDAASLEAAEKLAKEDTNFVKLGTVTSSRKQNEGAEFVAYYTKDTVSKIKTVTRKGTQVLNQNELFVFDTANKWEKDSDPKVSYLQGPSFMGVHVNDEVDNATRLFVKFLLSNKEYEFDIKARNSTQEDPKFDKKTGKPMDILSATGSYVFPSSDFTTKNTEDFNAYLKVTHDNFKKVVEADTTGNNWVSYSEIGDPKANEFRNALKSTFISYAKAIVNSGNLSGSYKTEIVDKILAQAKDIFQ, encoded by the coding sequence ATGAATAAATTTAAAAAATCAATGTTTGCAGTTGCTACTTTAGCCGGAGTGCTTTCGCCACTTGCCTTGGCTGTAGCATGTACTGATGAAACCAAAAAACCAATTGATGAAAAAAAACCAATTGATGAAAAAAAACCAATTAGTAATTATTCATTGTATGCTAATAATTCTCCTCAATCATTAGCTAAAAGATATGATTCACCAGATATTAAAAACGTTCGTATCGGAGTTACTTTCTCACAAGATGGTCCTCAATGAAATGCGTTGCAAGGAATAATCGATAGATATAATGCTATTGCAACTAACTGAAAAAATCAAGTTGATGCTTGAAATAAAAAATCAGAAAATGACTTAACAGAAGATGAAAAAACTAAAAAAGAAGAATATGAAAAATTCTTAAGTTACTATAGAACTGTTGAAATAAAAAGTTTAGGTTCTGGTGGATACAATGCAGGTGCTGAATCTATTAGAAATATGGTAAGTAATAAGAATAGACAAGAATTAGTTAGTGTTATTTTAAACTATCCAGTTGTTGCTTCAAATTTAGCAGAATCAGGTATGTTGCTAAACTTTGATAGCGAAGATGAATATTTAAGAAATACTTTAACTGATTTTAATCACAATTTTACTGTTGCTAACCAAAGAACATCATATATTTCAAATCAAGGTACATGAGTTATTCCAGGTTTAGTTTCATCAAATGTGCAAGGTGTTAACTCTCCTGTGTTATCATACATTCTTGAAACAATGGAATCTTTAGGCGCAAAAATTGAATTATCTCAATGAGATGCTATTAAAGCAGCTGGTCAAGGAGATAGAGAATCTGTAAAACAACTTTGAGGCGAAAAAGTTGAAAATGCTGAAAGTTTAAGTGGTTATACAATTAAAGATTCAACCTTTACAACATTTAAACCATTAATAGATTTTGCTCAAAAAGCTAAAAAATTATTTAAAAATGCTGTGGACGCAAAATCACAACTTCATATTTTAGGTATAGATGATATAGCAGGATTTTTACAAACAGTAATTTTCTCAGCTGTAGGTGCCGATACATCTGAAATGCTTGTTAGAACCAAAACAGAAGGTGGTAACATTTTAGCTGACTATTCACCAATTAGAAATACTGAATCATTAGTTGGTACTAAAATGCAAGAATTCTACCAAATTCTTGGTGATGCGATTAAAACTGGTGCTGTAGTACTTAAAGGTGATGGAGAATATACTTCTAATGATCAACGTAATCATAAATTTGCTTTAGGTATCGGTTCAACTGCTGGATATACAAACAACTTTGTTCAAGACAACAGATCAACAACTGAATATGTCATTGAACATGAAGGTAAACAATATGCTGCAGTAAAAAGAGAAAGATTCTTCCTTAAAGAAGAACAAGGTAAAAAATATCTTAAAATCACAACAAATTACAGCAGATACCCACAAAATGGAATTTATAAAACTGATGAGATTTCACCTACTTTAGTAAATGATCCACATCAAGATAGATATTCATATTTTGTACATGGTGAAACAGAAAAAGCTAAATTTGATGAATTATACAAATTTGCAGAAACTTCTAACATTACTTCGCAAAATAACAAATATGGATTATATTTATTTTCTACCACTGATGCAGCTTCTTTAGAAGCAGCTGAAAAACTTGCTAAGGAAGATACTAATTTTGTAAAATTAGGTACTGTAACTTCTAGTCGTAAACAAAATGAAGGAGCTGAATTTGTAGCTTATTATACTAAAGATACCGTTTCTAAAATTAAGACAGTTACAAGAAAAGGAACTCAAGTATTAAACCAAAATGAATTGTTTGTTTTTGATACAGCAAATAAATGAGAAAAAGATAGTGATCCAAAAGTTTCATATCTACAAGGTCCTTCATTTATGGGCGTTCATGTAAACGATGAAGTAGATAATGCTACTAGATTATTTGTTAAATTCTTACTTTCAAATAAAGAATATGAATTTGATATTAAGGCTAGAAATAGTACACAAGAAGATCCTAAATTTGATAAAAAAACTGGTAAACCAATGGATATTCTTTCAGCAACTGGATCATATGTATTTCCTTCAAGTGATTTTACAACTAAAAACACTGAAGATTTTAATGCTTATTTAAAAGTAACACATGATAATTTCAAAAAAGTTGTTGAAGCTGACACAACCGGAAATAATTGAGTTTCATATTCAGAAATTGGAGATCCAAAAGCTAATGAATTTAGAAACGCTCTAAAAAGTACTTTTATTTCTTATGCTAAAGCTATAGTAAATAGTGGTAATTTATCAGGATCATATAAAACTGAAATTGTTGATAAAATTCTTGCACAAGCTAAAGATATTTTCCAATAA
- a CDS encoding thermonuclease family protein: MKSNFKKLLLPVSIISVPLFSLTSFIACENNNDKYTYNPVQEDKENIQNINLRLNGRSEFLSTPINKALGIKDKVNSQAIITFNNGTTIVTYNLKYKNSQVETIVNPGQSNNSSVKAEDYEIHTHNYQIAFAENSDSSIYNIYPEDNYYKYTLTKVAGHYIDNSRVETNISGFNKSELNKAIQDANIQLKIKGLEKDNSYVVPNYLVENKYYSYTASDNKKYLLVYHGNYLSSNKLVNVNERTTETNKDLQTTRNIEWSTYTLVDNKWVLLIGAQTSNYYDTVINFSLLDKIDTKFNKSIAKPIKIDWNQLKNISIDAEITSWSDGDTLNFKVAKDIDADSVLYNEFHDSFVNQEIHRLRIVAIDTPEKSVGSNRSTEFEYQYAELPSKFAMDNLPAGTRIKIFFQGAGSKDTFGRYTGEVFFGDNFEYNYSTELINAGLTLPLIEIQEIKGALNNKSTALHYTVPYLADAFNEAIAARRGFYVNFLDAYAVNSTIYIQKPSLVFAWLDKNSDLNIYNTGWYEKYINLHNQK; this comes from the coding sequence ATGAAAAGTAATTTTAAAAAACTACTTTTACCTGTTTCAATAATTTCAGTACCTTTGTTTTCTTTAACTTCTTTTATAGCGTGTGAAAATAATAATGATAAATACACATATAATCCAGTTCAAGAAGATAAAGAAAATATTCAAAATATTAATCTTAGATTAAATGGTAGAAGCGAATTCTTATCTACTCCTATCAATAAAGCGCTAGGAATAAAAGATAAAGTTAATTCCCAAGCTATTATCACTTTTAATAATGGTACTACTATTGTTACTTACAATTTAAAATATAAAAATTCACAAGTAGAAACCATTGTTAATCCAGGACAATCTAATAATTCTTCTGTAAAAGCTGAAGATTACGAGATTCACACACATAATTATCAAATTGCTTTTGCTGAAAATTCTGATAGTTCTATCTATAATATTTATCCAGAAGATAACTATTATAAATATACTTTAACAAAAGTAGCAGGACATTACATTGATAATTCAAGAGTCGAAACTAATATTAGTGGTTTTAATAAATCAGAATTAAATAAAGCAATTCAAGATGCAAATATTCAATTAAAAATTAAAGGTTTAGAAAAGGACAATAGTTATGTTGTACCTAATTATTTAGTAGAAAATAAATATTATAGTTATACTGCTTCAGATAATAAAAAGTATTTATTGGTTTATCATGGTAATTATCTTTCATCTAATAAATTAGTCAATGTTAATGAAAGAACTACAGAAACTAATAAAGATCTTCAAACTACAAGAAACATTGAATGAAGTACATATACATTAGTTGATAATAAATGAGTTCTACTTATAGGTGCTCAAACTTCTAATTATTATGATACTGTAATTAACTTTTCTTTATTAGATAAAATTGATACTAAATTTAATAAATCAATAGCTAAACCAATTAAAATTGATTGAAATCAATTAAAAAATATTTCTATTGACGCTGAAATTACTTCTTGATCAGATGGAGATACTTTAAACTTTAAAGTTGCAAAAGATATTGATGCTGATTCAGTGTTATATAATGAATTTCATGATTCTTTTGTAAATCAAGAAATTCATCGTTTAAGAATTGTTGCAATTGATACTCCTGAAAAAAGTGTTGGTTCAAATAGATCAACTGAATTTGAATATCAATACGCAGAATTACCTTCAAAATTTGCCATGGATAATTTACCTGCAGGAACAAGAATTAAAATATTTTTTCAAGGAGCAGGATCAAAAGATACTTTTGGCAGATATACTGGGGAAGTATTTTTCGGAGATAATTTTGAATATAATTATTCTACTGAATTAATTAATGCTGGTTTAACCTTACCGTTGATTGAAATTCAAGAAATTAAAGGAGCATTAAATAATAAATCAACAGCTTTACACTATACTGTGCCTTATTTAGCTGATGCATTTAATGAAGCAATAGCAGCGAGAAGAGGATTTTATGTTAATTTTCTTGATGCTTATGCAGTTAATTCAACAATTTATATACAAAAACCTTCGTTAGTATTTGCTTGATTAGATAAAAATTCTGATCTTAATATCTATAATACTGGTTGATATGAGAAATATATTAACTTACACAATCAAAAATAA
- a CDS encoding ABC transporter ATP-binding protein → MKIIKKLNSLVKSKYTKFTENDEQEYLRLTEKLTDEKNKKNHPAIELKNIFIDFGETLAVDDVSFKIPEGALVTLLGPSGSGKTTTLNAISGLLTITSGNVYFRGKDVTKLPPQRRKLGFVFQNYALYPHMSVYANIAFPLKNDIEWQNKVIFKRKTATNEIKYIYLKSLGVSEEQIAKLRKLWFVYGHIAQETSLELTNKLINQREELEKAETNYKMDKVHYTAALSAVSKEVLKGLESLKKSYESKKILLNEELVLLKNTGELLPEENYSQSEFINVEIDELKRIKPLDSQQAEELIEQVQNKLVQIRKEDQTNFSVKTKLTLLKIENRLMKNLLYYKYFNNQSKVITQYEPKIKDKKIKLKEAKQAYKELKTDKSFTSQLVRNNKLQVYLAYKKFTDLFQTLAKEHNLDQVMLSDKQRKDANLTQEQREEIAQWSKNNVTIRRAIHEEVMEVAKRVEILPILQKKPTRLSGGQQQRVAIARAIVKKPQILLMDEPLSNLDAKLRISTRQWIREIQQKLGITTVFVTHDQEEAMSISDIVVCMSMSKVQQIGTPMELYRKPKNKFVARFLGMPEMAMFPATYSNDTLTIFDKTISGIKINNVDKATFAVGIRAEDFIIKDQETGMFHGIVKAVENFGKESKLIVKVEESFQANFLIDNRLNYKVGDTIYFDMPKDRLHLFDELTERRVEYEI, encoded by the coding sequence ATGAAAATAATTAAAAAACTTAATAGTTTAGTAAAATCTAAATATACTAAGTTCACTGAAAACGATGAACAGGAATATTTAAGACTTACTGAAAAATTAACTGATGAGAAAAATAAAAAGAATCATCCAGCTATTGAATTAAAAAATATTTTTATAGATTTTGGAGAAACTTTAGCTGTTGATGATGTTAGTTTCAAAATTCCAGAAGGAGCCTTAGTTACCTTATTAGGTCCGTCAGGATCAGGTAAAACTACAACTTTAAATGCTATTTCTGGTTTATTAACCATTACAAGTGGAAATGTATATTTTAGAGGTAAAGATGTAACCAAATTGCCTCCACAAAGAAGAAAATTAGGTTTCGTTTTCCAAAATTATGCACTTTATCCACATATGAGTGTTTATGCTAATATAGCATTTCCTCTTAAAAATGATATCGAATGACAAAATAAAGTAATTTTTAAAAGAAAAACTGCTACAAATGAAATTAAATATATTTACTTAAAATCATTAGGTGTAAGCGAAGAACAAATTGCTAAATTGAGAAAATTATGATTTGTTTATGGCCATATTGCACAAGAAACATCTTTAGAATTAACTAATAAATTAATTAACCAAAGAGAAGAATTAGAAAAAGCTGAAACTAATTATAAAATGGATAAAGTCCATTATACAGCTGCTCTTTCTGCTGTTTCTAAAGAAGTGCTTAAAGGTTTAGAAAGTCTTAAAAAATCATACGAATCTAAAAAAATTCTTTTGAATGAAGAATTAGTTTTACTTAAAAATACAGGTGAATTATTACCGGAAGAAAATTATTCTCAATCAGAATTTATAAATGTTGAAATAGATGAGTTAAAAAGAATAAAACCTTTAGATTCTCAACAAGCAGAAGAATTAATTGAACAAGTACAAAATAAATTAGTTCAAATAAGAAAAGAAGATCAAACTAATTTTTCTGTTAAAACTAAATTAACTTTATTAAAAATAGAAAATCGATTAATGAAAAATTTACTTTACTATAAATATTTTAATAATCAAAGTAAAGTGATTACTCAATATGAACCTAAAATAAAAGATAAAAAAATTAAATTAAAAGAAGCTAAACAAGCATATAAAGAATTAAAAACAGATAAATCTTTTACTTCTCAATTGGTGAGAAATAATAAATTGCAAGTATATTTAGCTTATAAAAAATTTACAGATTTATTTCAAACTCTAGCTAAAGAACATAATTTAGATCAAGTAATGTTGAGTGATAAACAAAGAAAAGATGCTAATTTAACTCAGGAACAAAGAGAAGAAATAGCTCAATGATCAAAAAATAATGTAACTATTAGAAGAGCAATTCATGAAGAAGTTATGGAAGTGGCTAAAAGAGTTGAAATTCTTCCTATTTTACAAAAAAAACCTACTAGATTGTCTGGTGGACAACAACAACGTGTTGCTATTGCCAGAGCTATTGTTAAAAAACCACAAATTTTATTAATGGATGAACCATTATCTAACTTAGATGCTAAATTACGTATTTCAACGCGTCAATGAATTCGTGAAATTCAACAAAAATTAGGAATTACTACTGTTTTTGTTACTCACGATCAAGAAGAAGCTATGTCAATTAGTGATATTGTTGTATGTATGTCTATGTCTAAAGTTCAACAAATTGGTACACCTATGGAACTTTATAGAAAACCGAAAAATAAATTTGTTGCTCGTTTCTTAGGTATGCCTGAAATGGCTATGTTCCCAGCAACTTATAGCAATGATACTTTAACAATTTTTGATAAAACTATAAGTGGTATAAAAATTAATAATGTTGATAAAGCTACTTTTGCAGTTGGTATAAGAGCTGAAGATTTTATTATAAAAGATCAAGAAACTGGAATGTTCCATGGAATTGTTAAAGCGGTGGAAAATTTTGGTAAAGAAAGTAAATTAATTGTAAAAGTAGAAGAAAGTTTCCAAGCTAATTTCTTAATTGATAATCGTTTAAATTATAAAGTAGGAGATACTATCTACTTCGATATGCCTAAAGATCGTCTTCACTTATTCGATGAATTAACTGAAAGAAGAGTAGAATATGAAATTTAG
- a CDS encoding carbohydrate ABC transporter permease, with product MKFSNQVWSKVAFKFPFLYKLSAKKQSENRAQSLSGSIIDKPIEFYKPLGMLLPTLIIITFFTIIPLFLNIRNAFFQLDDNQRYYFTFNNFLSVLNDPAFAVGFRNSIIYGLIVLPFVISISLLISSLIANVIRKAARGFWQTIFFLPYMTNAVAVALFFSQIYSPVGFVNEVFNLGTYGWLESGDQFSFRALLPIVTQGIWNGLAFNILIATTAMLSVDKNLYRSASIDGIGSVKQFFTIALPSIKSTTKFLITMGIINGTKVFPLAIFNNVPNDAIINGASSLMLIVYRFTKAANFPLAGSAALCLFLIGVFYSSLIRGGFNTILRVSLNKGEFNVWNRIKDSKVMIEYKAQKK from the coding sequence ATGAAATTTAGTAACCAAGTATGATCCAAAGTTGCTTTTAAATTTCCTTTTCTATATAAACTAAGCGCTAAAAAACAAAGTGAAAATCGTGCTCAATCATTATCAGGTTCTATTATTGATAAACCGATTGAGTTTTATAAACCTTTAGGTATGTTATTACCAACTTTGATTATTATTACCTTTTTCACTATTATTCCTTTATTTTTGAATATTAGAAATGCATTTTTTCAATTAGATGATAATCAAAGATATTATTTTACCTTTAATAACTTTTTATCTGTTCTTAATGACCCTGCTTTTGCTGTTGGTTTTAGGAATTCAATTATTTATGGTTTGATTGTTTTACCATTTGTAATTTCAATTTCTTTATTAATAAGTTCTTTAATTGCTAATGTTATTAGAAAAGCAGCTAGAGGATTTTGACAAACAATCTTTTTCTTACCATATATGACTAATGCTGTTGCAGTTGCTTTATTCTTTTCACAAATTTATTCACCTGTTGGTTTTGTGAATGAAGTATTTAATTTAGGAACATATGGTTGATTAGAATCAGGAGATCAATTCTCATTTAGAGCGTTATTACCTATTGTTACTCAAGGTATTTGAAATGGTTTGGCTTTTAATATTTTAATTGCAACTACCGCTATGCTTTCAGTAGATAAAAATTTATATCGTTCTGCTTCAATTGATGGTATTGGAAGTGTAAAACAATTTTTCACAATTGCTTTACCTTCAATTAAATCAACTACTAAATTTTTAATTACAATGGGGATTATTAATGGTACAAAAGTATTCCCACTAGCTATTTTTAACAATGTACCTAATGATGCAATTATTAATGGTGCATCATCATTAATGCTTATTGTTTATAGATTTACTAAAGCTGCTAATTTCCCTCTTGCTGGTTCGGCTGCTTTATGTTTATTCCTTATTGGTGTGTTTTATTCATCACTTATTCGTGGTGGGTTCAATACTATTTTAAGAGTATCTTTAAATAAAGGAGAATTCAATGTTTGAAATCGGATTAAAGATTCAAAAGTGATGATCGAATATAAAGCTCAGAAAAAGTAG
- a CDS encoding carbohydrate ABC transporter permease yields the protein MFEIGLKIQKWWSNIKLRKSREIATQQVHETKISLLIISLGLKLFGLALFSLIILFPFFFMIMVSLMPREQADALKTTFTLIPQEWTWSNFAVAATTASSSTKYFDAFFLTFTNVLFSVVVKTFVTMIAGYAFSLKKWKFKNVLWSLFMALLVLPEVALLSGQYRVIILLDEVTHIRNYFTGIISVIALPFIASIFTALMYRNAFSAIPNRLKEVATVDGAVGARYFFKIAVPMVSPTTLTVVILTALASWNSFLWPSLVANGDLKVLSLWLFDVGSVLQEDGQVITLRSIKLAGAILSIAPMFGFYLLFRKRIMASISRQGSTIKG from the coding sequence ATGTTTGAAATCGGATTAAAGATTCAAAAGTGATGATCGAATATAAAGCTCAGAAAAAGTAGAGAAATTGCTACTCAACAGGTTCATGAAACTAAAATTAGTCTTTTAATTATTAGTTTGGGATTAAAATTATTTGGTTTAGCTTTATTTTCATTAATAATTTTATTCCCTTTCTTCTTTATGATTATGGTTTCATTAATGCCTAGAGAACAAGCAGATGCTCTTAAAACAACTTTTACGTTAATTCCACAAGAATGAACTTGATCAAACTTTGCAGTTGCCGCAACGACTGCTTCTTCATCAACTAAATACTTTGATGCATTCTTTTTAACTTTTACAAATGTATTATTTTCAGTGGTTGTTAAAACTTTTGTTACAATGATTGCTGGTTATGCATTTTCGTTAAAAAAATGAAAATTTAAAAACGTTTTATGAAGTCTATTTATGGCTTTATTAGTATTACCTGAAGTGGCATTATTATCAGGACAATATAGAGTAATTATTTTATTAGATGAAGTAACACATATTAGAAATTATTTTACAGGGATTATTTCTGTTATAGCTTTACCTTTTATAGCTTCTATTTTTACAGCTTTAATGTATAGAAACGCTTTTTCAGCTATTCCTAATAGATTAAAAGAAGTTGCAACTGTTGATGGAGCTGTAGGAGCAAGATATTTCTTTAAAATAGCTGTTCCTATGGTTTCTCCTACTACTTTAACTGTGGTAATTTTAACTGCTTTGGCTTCATGAAATTCCTTCTTATGACCTTCATTAGTTGCAAATGGAGATTTAAAAGTTTTATCATTATGATTATTTGATGTTGGTTCTGTACTACAAGAGGATGGTCAAGTAATTACTTTAAGAAGTATAAAACTTGCTGGAGCAATTTTATCTATAGCGCCTATGTTTGGTTTCTACTTATTATTTAGAAAACGTATTATGGCATCTATTTCAAGACAAGGAAGCACAATTAAAGGATAA